One region of Wyeomyia smithii strain HCP4-BCI-WySm-NY-G18 chromosome 3, ASM2978416v1, whole genome shotgun sequence genomic DNA includes:
- the LOC129729141 gene encoding uncharacterized protein LOC129729141 → MGNPLSPTVANLVMEALLDSVIAKLDFPFPVLRKYVDDLCLALPKDKVNDVLSTFNEYNSNIQFTCEIENNKRLPFLDMVLVRQPDQTVKTEWYAKPMASGRFLDYFSTHPLHMKNNVVTNFMRRVKDFSTNLSPKEVKTIIDRHLKINHYPTHLRNRYTNRINERSLPINQPHSQDSPKTYKPLIYVQNLCSRLTKLFRTDLPNTTLATRNERTVGAMFTNMKDKLAAENQHNVIYRIPCGNCDASYVGLTTTQLKKRLSNHRSNINKLEQLLNQEHTRDTNTHEIAHLKEKTALLQHSIDSNHRFNLEKTIILDHHRRPSALPILEVCHIMNTEHTVNKRTDVECLSSTYAGILHTLKTKIGNRSEL, encoded by the coding sequence ATGGGCAACCCTTTGTCCCCCACTGTTGCCAATTTAGTCATGGAAGCGCTTTTAGACTCCGTTATTGCTAAACTTGATTTTCCGTTTCCTGTCTTGAGGAAGTACGTTGACGACTTATGCCTGGCCCTTCCGAAGGACAAAGTGAACGACGTTCTTTCCACATTCAACGAGTACAACAGCAACATTCAATTCACCTGCGAAATCGAGAACAACAAGAGACTCCCGTTTCTGGATATGGTTTTAGTTCGACAGCCTGATCAGACCGTTAAAACCGAATGGTATGCCAAACCGATGGCATCAGGACGGTTTTTAGATTATTTCTCTACCCACCCATTGCACATGAAAAACAATGTTGTCACTAACTTTATGCGACGTGTGAAAGATTTTAGCACTAATTTATCACCAAAGGAAGTTAAAACAATCATCGATAGACATCTGAAAATTAACCACTATCCCACCCATCTAAGAAACCGATATACCAACAGAATCAACGAACGATCATTACCAATCAACCAACCACACTCGCAAGATTCGCCCAAAACATATAAGCCACTGATTTATGTTCAGAATCTTTGCAGTAGACTAACAAAGCTGTTTCGAACAGATTTGCCAAACACCACTTTAGCAACACGGAACGAACGCACGGTAGGAGCTATGTTCACAAATATGAAAGACAAATTAGCAGCTGAAAACCAACACAACGTGATTTATCGTATTCCGTGTGGCAATTGTGATGCCTCTTATGTAGGGCTAACGACAACACAGCTCAAGAAAAGGCTTAGCAACCACCGTTCGAACATTAACAAACTGGAACAACTCCTAAACCAGGAACACACTAGAGACACCAACACTCACGAAATAGCACACCTGAAGGAGAAAACAGCACTTCTTCAACACAGCATAGACAGCAATCACCGGTTTAACCtggaaaaaacaataattctggaCCATCATCGCCGACCGTCTGCACTTCCTATTCTCGAAGTTTGTCACATCATGAACACCGAGCATACCGTAAACAAACGCACTGATGTCGAATGTCTTAGTTCGACTTACGCAGGGATATTACACACACTAAAGACCAAAATAGGTAATAGATCAGAATTATAA
- the LOC129729142 gene encoding uncharacterized protein LOC129729142: protein MDKEDYESRVCDMIKAGPYEEHKFKNGKPRDPLNAMVEEVNFARQKVAHLMGEERLERKFHVPNPMVASLYCLPKIHKNPVGMRPISSNIRTPTEKMAAWLVEEMKKYPITHGKSVKNSVDLVQQLEGFKIKRGEIMVSFDVTALFPSIPVTDALKSLRRHLERSRVPHHHMEAYLLIAEVCMNQNYFTFRGKYFKQTFGLSMGCKLSPLLANVFMSDFEEAAGRENYFPRVWKRYVDDVFAPVKERYLPQTLNLLNSRHNSIKFTVEREVEGKLPFLDLMITRKEDGTLRFGIYRKPTSTDRYITSDSNHFGGQKQAAFHAMAHRLFNVPMEAEEFAKEQQQIYKAAEINGYDKRFVDKILGKHKRKQEKQQITTLFPGSSEIKRISLPFYPKVTNRIKNTLRRLNFQIVHKSENTLRDLLCNLKDKVPPDEHSGIYRIPCQNCPSVYIGQTRRKVKVRIKEHKHAVDNAKSCESSVAAHTVTLDHQIDWKNAKIIKNIRKTSHLNAWESLHISNSTEPLMNEDDPPITSCLFNILKRRIP from the coding sequence ATGGACAAGGAAGACTACGAGTCCCGCGTCTGTGACATGATCAAAGCCGGTCCGTACGAGGAACATAAATTTAAAAACGGCAAACCTAGGGATCCTCTGAATGCGATGGTCGAGGAAGTAAATTTCGCGCGACAGAAAGTAGCACATTTAATGGGTGAAGAGAGACTCGAGAGGAAATTTCACGTCCCCAACCCGATGGTGGCTTCGCTATATTGCCTGCCGAAGATCCACAAAAATCCAGTTGGAATGAGACCGATTTCCTCCAACATTCGCACACCAACCGAGAAAATGGCAGCGTGGTTGGtggaagaaatgaaaaagtacCCGATAACCCACGGAAAAAGCGTGAAAAATTCTGTAGATTTGGTTCAGCAACTAGAAGGGTTCAAAATTAAGCGAGGGGAAATTATGGTATCGTTCGATGTCACAGCGCTTTTTCCAAGCATACCGGTTACCGACGCGTTAAAGAGCTTGCGCCGGCATTTAGAACGCAGCCGGGTGCCACATCACCACATGGAAGCTTACCTTTTAATTGCTGAGGTATGTATGAACCAAAACTACTTCACTTTTAGAGGAAAATACTTCAAACAGACGTTCGGCCTAAGTATGGGCTGCAAACTTTCACCGCTGTTAGCCAACGTTTTCATGAGCGATTTCGAAGAGGCCGCGGGAAGAGAGAATTATTTCCCACGAGTATGGAAAAGATACGTGGATGATGTTTTTGCCCCGGTGAAAGAACGCTACCTACCCCAAACATTAAATCTGCTCAACTCCCGCcacaactcaatcaaatttacgGTAGAGCGGGAAGTTGAGGGTAAATTGCCCTTCCTAGACCTGATGATCACCCGAAAGGAGGATGGCACATTGAGGTTTGGGATCTACAGAAAACCGACGTCTACCGACCGTTATATAACGTCCGATTCCAACCACTTTGGGGGACAGAAACAAGCAGCCTTTCATGCCATGGCCCACCGGTTGTTTAATGTGCCAATGGAAGCCGAGGAGTTTGCCAAAGAACAGCAACAAATATACAAAGCAGCAGAAATAAATGGCTACGACAAAAGATTCGTGGACAAAATTCTAGGAAAACATAAACGCAAACAAGAGAAACAACAAATCACCACACTATTTCCCGGAAGTAGTGAAATAAAAAGGATCAGTTTACCATTCTACCCCAAAGTAACCAACCGAATAAAAAATACACTGAGAAGACTTAATTTTCAAATCGTGCACAAAAGCGAAAACACATTGCGGGACTTGCTATGCAATTTAAAAGACAAAGTTCCCCCAGATGAGCATTCCGGAATATACCGGATTCCATGCCAGAATTGTCCCTCGGTGTATATCGGGCAAACTCGACGCAAGGTGAAAGTGCGAATCAAAGAACATAAACATGCCGTTGATAATGCAAAGTCCTGCGAATCTAGTGTAGCCGCCCACACCGTAACTTTAGACCACCAAATAGACTGGAAAAAcgcgaaaattattaaaaacataAGGAAAACGTCCCACTTAAACGCTTGGGAATCGCTTCACATCAGTAATTCGACAGAACCGCTGATGAACGAAGACGATCCCCCCATCACATCCTGCCTATTTAACATACTAAAGCGGAGAATCCCGTAG